The following coding sequences are from one Frigoribacterium sp. Leaf415 window:
- a CDS encoding glycosyltransferase family 2 protein → MAGGYPEIYLFAAYSALIWVLWIIKVLLSRRYRPFTGEFHGTTSVVVPVVDEPLDLFRDVIGRMVEQGPGEIIVVINGKPNPELAAVCEEFGPLVRWVHTPIPGKRNAVMIGTELSRGDITVLVDSDTVWTPGTLSELLRPFAQENVGGVTTRQRILEPERSWITRWADWLENSRALYSMPAQSVLGQIGCLPGRTIAFRREILVRVMDKFMTEKFMGVFLEVSDDRTLTNLTLKEGYRTVYQHTSLVYTDAPLQVKKLYKQQLRWARGSQYNTLRMMPWMVGHAPLLAFFFAMDIVLPFMLMGVIGGWIYRGITGQGVNLYRGILQEYGVQTGLISIVVLMVVSSVLSMSIRQMRHLAEKPSDFFRLPVFIIVSTFFLMPIRVIGFFRMGHASGWGTRAGAYAGGAANDEMQGALDEVAEEAPIDALERQFRDGVDPGVDTLFDFGSATDETDEQGAVLVKSRKAALAAEAEGATAPAPVAAVATATAPPRRRLNPKAGFPYLIGAAIIALEVFFIV, encoded by the coding sequence ATGGCGGGCGGATACCCCGAGATCTACCTCTTCGCCGCCTACAGCGCCCTCATCTGGGTGCTCTGGATCATCAAGGTCCTGCTCTCCCGCCGCTACCGCCCCTTCACGGGCGAGTTCCACGGGACCACCAGCGTCGTCGTCCCCGTCGTGGACGAACCGCTCGACCTCTTCCGGGACGTCATCGGCCGCATGGTCGAACAGGGTCCCGGCGAGATCATCGTCGTGATCAACGGCAAGCCCAACCCCGAGCTCGCGGCCGTCTGTGAGGAGTTCGGGCCGCTCGTGCGCTGGGTGCACACGCCGATCCCCGGAAAGCGCAACGCCGTCATGATCGGCACCGAGCTGAGCCGGGGCGACATCACCGTCCTCGTCGACTCCGACACGGTCTGGACGCCGGGCACCCTCTCCGAACTGCTCCGCCCGTTCGCCCAGGAGAACGTCGGGGGAGTAACCACCCGCCAGCGCATCCTCGAGCCCGAGCGCAGCTGGATCACCCGCTGGGCCGACTGGCTCGAGAACTCACGCGCCCTCTACTCGATGCCGGCGCAGAGCGTGCTGGGGCAGATCGGCTGCCTGCCGGGCCGCACGATCGCCTTCCGCCGCGAGATCCTCGTGCGCGTCATGGACAAGTTCATGACGGAGAAGTTCATGGGCGTGTTCCTCGAGGTCAGTGACGACCGCACCCTGACGAACCTCACGCTCAAGGAGGGCTACCGCACCGTCTACCAGCACACCAGCCTGGTCTACACGGATGCCCCGCTGCAGGTGAAGAAGCTCTACAAGCAGCAGCTGCGGTGGGCTCGCGGCAGCCAGTACAACACCCTCCGCATGATGCCGTGGATGGTCGGGCACGCCCCGCTGCTCGCGTTCTTCTTCGCGATGGACATCGTGCTGCCCTTCATGCTCATGGGCGTCATCGGCGGCTGGATCTACCGAGGGATCACCGGCCAGGGCGTGAACCTGTACCGGGGCATCCTCCAGGAGTACGGCGTGCAGACGGGCCTCATCAGCATCGTCGTCCTCATGGTGGTCTCGTCGGTCCTCAGCATGTCGATCCGTCAGATGCGCCACCTGGCCGAGAAGCCCTCGGACTTCTTCCGCCTCCCCGTGTTCATCATCGTGTCGACGTTCTTCCTCATGCCCATCCGGGTCATCGGGTTCTTCCGCATGGGTCACGCCAGCGGCTGGGGCACCCGGGCCGGGGCGTACGCAGGAGGCGCGGCGAACGACGAGATGCAGGGCGCGCTCGACGAGGTGGCCGAGGAGGCCCCCATCGACGCCCTCGAACGACAGTTCCGCGACGGCGTCGACCCCGGGGTCGACACGCTCTTCGACTTCGGCTCGGCGACCGACGAGACCGACGAGCAAGGAGCGGTCCTCGTCAAGAGCCGCAAGGCGGCCCTGGCCGCCGAGGCCGAGGGGGCGACCGCTCCGGCACCGGTGGCCGCCGTGGCCACCGCCACCGCGCCTCCTCGTCGTCGCCTCAACCCCAAAGCCGGATTCCCGTACCTGATCGGCGCCGCCATCATCGCCCTGGAGGTCTTCTTCATTGTCTGA
- a CDS encoding glycoside hydrolase family 26 protein, which produces MSDSTQDFVTPVHMQSGAWWATSHGNARRTALGATAVVVLLAMISWLIWISPSDNVVRSAVTEVTGVDPSINVSSLKADRSALLDQLVSAKKQLAESKAALADVQQQAWTSEGQLTAAQAKLASAESALAQAQSAADAGGGAGSGAAGTATGGRGNGASGGSGSGGTGSNGSTGGGATGPVTVETPSLGSIVDPESRYFGLFTDQAPFNWATYDAQEAAVGSEANMVGYFQGFDQEFRADAVRSSWSRGKLPVLTWESQPIKAGNNEPEQPDYSLTKIIDGSFDSYLTTYADDIVANGMPLALRFDHEMNGTWYPWSTDYGNSKGAVNGNGPGDYVKAWQHVHDLFERQGANDLVAWIWAPTRIDRLATGKTGGSDHTTQAFLASLYPGADYVDIVGMSGYYRPPYDDKSQPTFDSTFGATLKQLRAIAPGKNILLAEIGASETGGSSDPTATSEKAQWFNSLFDALANPANADIIGFSYFDLVATTVVDEVRSTNDWRLTSRSDSLAAFTAGITRRDVGYDLQPSP; this is translated from the coding sequence TTGTCTGACTCGACGCAGGACTTCGTCACCCCCGTCCACATGCAGTCGGGAGCCTGGTGGGCGACCTCCCACGGCAACGCCCGCCGCACCGCGCTCGGCGCCACCGCCGTGGTGGTGCTGCTCGCCATGATCTCGTGGCTCATCTGGATCTCACCGTCCGACAACGTCGTCCGCAGCGCCGTCACCGAGGTCACGGGCGTCGACCCGTCGATCAACGTCTCGTCGCTCAAGGCCGACCGGTCCGCGCTGCTCGACCAGCTGGTCTCCGCCAAGAAGCAACTCGCCGAGAGCAAGGCGGCCCTGGCCGACGTGCAGCAGCAGGCCTGGACGTCCGAAGGACAGCTGACCGCGGCGCAGGCGAAGCTCGCCTCCGCCGAGTCGGCCCTGGCCCAGGCGCAGTCCGCCGCGGACGCCGGCGGCGGTGCCGGTTCGGGGGCCGCCGGGACCGCGACCGGTGGTCGTGGGAACGGTGCGTCCGGCGGCTCCGGGTCGGGAGGCACCGGCTCGAACGGTTCGACCGGTGGGGGAGCCACGGGCCCCGTCACGGTCGAGACGCCCTCCCTCGGCTCGATCGTCGATCCCGAGTCGCGCTACTTCGGGCTCTTCACGGACCAGGCGCCCTTCAACTGGGCGACCTACGACGCGCAGGAGGCGGCGGTCGGTTCCGAGGCGAACATGGTCGGCTACTTCCAGGGCTTCGACCAGGAGTTCCGCGCCGACGCCGTCCGGTCGTCCTGGTCGCGGGGCAAGCTGCCCGTGCTGACGTGGGAGTCGCAGCCGATCAAGGCCGGCAACAACGAGCCCGAACAGCCCGACTACAGCCTGACGAAGATCATCGACGGCAGCTTCGACTCGTACCTGACGACCTACGCCGACGACATCGTCGCGAACGGCATGCCGCTGGCGCTGCGGTTCGACCACGAGATGAACGGCACCTGGTACCCCTGGAGCACCGACTACGGCAACAGCAAGGGCGCCGTGAACGGCAACGGGCCCGGGGACTACGTGAAGGCCTGGCAGCACGTCCACGACCTGTTCGAGCGGCAGGGGGCGAACGACCTGGTCGCCTGGATCTGGGCGCCCACGCGCATCGATCGTCTCGCCACCGGCAAGACCGGCGGCAGCGACCACACGACTCAGGCCTTCCTCGCGAGCCTCTACCCGGGTGCCGACTACGTCGACATCGTGGGCATGTCGGGCTACTACCGGCCGCCGTACGACGACAAGTCGCAGCCGACGTTCGACAGCACCTTCGGAGCCACGCTGAAGCAGCTGCGTGCCATCGCACCGGGCAAGAACATCCTGCTCGCCGAGATCGGCGCGAGCGAGACGGGTGGCTCGTCGGATCCCACGGCCACGAGCGAGAAGGCGCAGTGGTTCAACTCGCTGTTCGACGCGCTGGCCAATCCCGCGAACGCGGACATCATCGGTTTCTCGTACTTCGACCTCGTGGCCACCACGGTCGTCGACGAGGTGCGGTCGACCAACGACTGGCGCCTCACGTCGCGGTCCGACAGCCTCGCCGCCTTCACGGCGGGGATCACCCGACGCGACGTCGGTTACGACCTCCAGCCGTCGCCGTGA
- a CDS encoding UDP-glucose dehydrogenase family protein codes for MKKDATSPQSAVVETAADTPSVKPRISVIGTGYLGATHAAAMAEMGFDVIGVDTDPAKVAALAEGRVPFFEPGLPELILKHVGSGRLTFTTDLAEAVALSDVHFICVGTPQRRGSHAANLSYVEEATRNVAAALSHDGLIVGKSTVPVGTAAHLREIVAAVVPAGVSADLVWNPEFLREGHAVEDTLRPDRIVFGGTDVRTEALMREVYAMPIATGTPVISCDLPTAELVKVSANAFLATKISFINAISELCEAAGANVSTLADALGFDDRIGRKFLNAGLGFGGGCLPKDIRALMFRANELSAHRVVGLMQQVDEINMAQRQRVIDQAIDACGGSVLNRRIAVLGAAFKPHTDDVRDSPALNVAAALHLRGAQVLVVDPEATQTAQRSFPTLSFADSAAEAVTDADAVLLLTEWPEFVGADAAGLAELAANPVVIDARNVLDAEVWSAAGWEVRPLGGRRTLAQRRVLTPTAVPA; via the coding sequence ATGAAGAAAGACGCCACCAGCCCCCAGTCCGCCGTCGTCGAGACGGCAGCCGACACCCCCTCCGTGAAGCCCCGCATCAGCGTCATCGGCACCGGCTACCTCGGCGCCACGCACGCCGCGGCCATGGCCGAGATGGGCTTCGACGTGATCGGGGTCGACACCGACCCCGCCAAGGTCGCCGCCCTGGCCGAGGGGCGCGTGCCGTTCTTCGAGCCCGGCCTGCCCGAGCTGATCCTGAAGCACGTCGGTTCGGGCCGGCTCACCTTCACGACCGACCTCGCCGAGGCCGTCGCCCTGTCGGACGTGCACTTCATCTGCGTCGGCACGCCGCAGCGCCGGGGGAGCCACGCCGCGAACCTCTCGTACGTCGAGGAGGCGACCCGCAACGTCGCCGCCGCCCTGAGCCATGACGGCCTGATCGTCGGCAAGTCGACCGTCCCGGTCGGAACGGCGGCGCACCTGCGCGAGATCGTGGCGGCCGTCGTCCCCGCCGGCGTCTCGGCCGACCTCGTCTGGAACCCCGAGTTCCTCCGCGAGGGCCACGCCGTCGAGGACACCCTGCGTCCCGACCGCATCGTCTTCGGCGGGACCGACGTCCGCACCGAGGCCCTGATGCGCGAGGTCTACGCGATGCCCATCGCCACGGGCACGCCGGTCATCTCGTGCGACCTGCCGACCGCCGAGCTGGTCAAGGTCAGCGCCAACGCGTTCCTGGCGACGAAGATCTCGTTCATCAACGCGATCAGCGAGTTGTGCGAGGCGGCCGGCGCCAACGTGTCGACCCTCGCCGACGCTCTTGGCTTCGACGACCGGATCGGACGCAAGTTCCTCAACGCCGGCCTCGGCTTCGGCGGCGGGTGCCTGCCGAAGGACATCCGCGCCCTGATGTTCCGGGCCAACGAGTTGTCCGCCCACCGCGTCGTCGGGCTCATGCAACAGGTCGACGAGATCAACATGGCCCAGCGTCAGAGGGTCATCGATCAGGCGATCGACGCCTGCGGCGGCTCGGTGCTCAACCGGCGCATCGCCGTGCTCGGGGCGGCGTTCAAGCCGCACACCGACGACGTCCGCGACTCGCCGGCCCTGAACGTCGCGGCGGCCCTGCACCTGCGCGGCGCCCAGGTGCTCGTGGTCGACCCCGAGGCCACGCAGACGGCCCAGCGCAGCTTCCCGACGTTGTCGTTCGCCGACTCGGCCGCCGAGGCCGTGACGGACGCCGACGCCGTGCTGCTGCTCACCGAGTGGCCCGAGTTCGTCGGGGCGGACGCGGCCGGGCTCGCCGAGCTCGCCGCCAACCCCGTGGTGATCGACGCCCGCAACGTGCTCGACGCCGAGGTCTGGTCGGCCGCCGGGTGGGAGGTCCGTCCGCTGGGCGGCCGTCGCACCCTGGCCCAGCGTCGCGTGCTCACGCCGACCGCCGTACCCGCCTGA
- the glnA gene encoding type I glutamate--ammonia ligase — MFTDSSEVLKFIKDTDVKFLDIRFTDLPGVQQHFNIPASTVDEEFFSVGQLFDGSSIRGFASIHESDMQLIPDVTTGYVDPFRVERTLVLVFDIFNPRNGELYSRDPRQVAKKAEKYLASTGIADTAFFAPEAEFYIFDDVRYEVKQNASFYSVDSEEGAWNTGRVEEGGNLANKTAYKGGYFPVSPVDKTADLRDDISLKLIDSGLELERAHHEVGTGGQQEINYKFDTMVHAADDILKFKYIVKNTAEQWGKVATFMPKPLFGDNGSGMHTHQSLWNDGKPLFYDENGYGGLSDLARWYIGGLLKHAPAVLAFTNPSINSYHRLIPGFEAPVNLVYSAGNRSAAIRIPITGTNPKAKRIEFRVPDAASNPYLAFAAQLMAGLDGIQNRIEPHEPVDKDLYELPPEEAKGIPQVPASLEGALDALEADHEFLTKGNVFTEDLIETWIAYKREKEILPMAQRPHPFEFELYFGV; from the coding sequence ATGTTCACTGATTCTTCCGAGGTGCTGAAGTTCATCAAGGACACCGACGTCAAGTTCCTTGACATCCGCTTCACCGATCTTCCCGGTGTCCAGCAGCACTTCAACATCCCCGCCTCCACGGTCGACGAGGAGTTCTTCTCCGTCGGACAGCTCTTCGACGGGTCCTCCATCCGGGGCTTCGCCTCCATCCACGAGTCGGACATGCAGCTCATCCCCGACGTCACGACCGGGTACGTCGACCCGTTCCGCGTCGAGCGCACGCTCGTCCTCGTCTTCGACATCTTCAACCCGCGCAACGGCGAGCTCTACAGCCGTGACCCGCGTCAGGTCGCCAAGAAGGCCGAGAAGTACCTCGCGTCGACCGGCATCGCCGACACCGCGTTCTTCGCCCCCGAGGCCGAGTTCTACATCTTCGACGACGTCCGCTACGAGGTGAAGCAGAACGCCAGCTTCTACAGCGTCGACTCCGAAGAGGGCGCCTGGAACACCGGCCGCGTCGAAGAGGGCGGCAACCTCGCCAACAAGACGGCCTACAAGGGTGGCTACTTCCCGGTCAGCCCGGTCGACAAGACGGCCGACCTGCGCGACGACATCAGCCTCAAGCTGATCGACTCGGGCCTCGAGCTCGAGCGCGCGCACCACGAGGTGGGCACCGGCGGCCAGCAGGAGATCAACTACAAGTTCGACACGATGGTCCACGCCGCGGACGACATCCTGAAGTTCAAGTACATCGTCAAGAACACGGCCGAGCAGTGGGGCAAGGTCGCGACCTTCATGCCCAAGCCGCTCTTCGGCGACAACGGCTCGGGCATGCACACGCACCAGTCGCTCTGGAACGACGGCAAGCCGCTGTTCTACGACGAGAACGGCTACGGCGGGCTCTCCGACCTCGCGCGCTGGTACATCGGCGGCCTGCTCAAGCACGCCCCCGCGGTGCTCGCCTTCACCAACCCGTCGATCAACTCGTACCACCGCCTGATCCCGGGCTTCGAGGCCCCCGTCAACCTGGTGTACTCGGCCGGCAACCGCTCGGCGGCCATCCGCATCCCGATCACGGGCACGAACCCGAAGGCCAAGCGCATCGAGTTCCGCGTCCCCGACGCCGCCTCGAACCCGTACCTGGCGTTCGCCGCGCAGCTGATGGCCGGCCTCGACGGCATCCAGAACCGGATCGAGCCGCACGAGCCGGTCGACAAGGACCTCTACGAGCTGCCCCCGGAGGAAGCGAAGGGCATCCCCCAGGTGCCCGCGTCGCTCGAGGGTGCGCTCGACGCACTCGAGGCCGACCACGAGTTCCTGACCAAGGGCAACGTCTTCACCGAGGACCTCATCGAGACCTGGATCGCGTACAAGCGCGAGAAGGAGATCCTGCCCATGGCGCAGCGTCCTCACCCCTTCGAGTTCGAGCTGTACTTCGGCGTCTGA
- a CDS encoding RDD family protein, translating into MPDRTAPPSRPASVGGPDDGAQRWPGERLGLPEKGPRSVARLGRRVAGLAVDWAIAYAVAALFFGGEGLAITGVFLLMQMLFLVLFGGSLGHLALGMRLVPMAGGRIGVGRPVLRSVLLVLVIPAVVWDLDQRGLHDRVAGTLLVRV; encoded by the coding sequence ATGCCCGATCGCACCGCGCCTCCTTCTCGTCCCGCCTCCGTGGGCGGCCCCGACGACGGGGCCCAGCGCTGGCCGGGCGAGCGGCTCGGGCTGCCCGAGAAGGGGCCGCGCTCCGTGGCCCGACTCGGGCGGCGGGTCGCGGGGCTCGCCGTGGACTGGGCGATCGCCTACGCCGTGGCCGCGCTCTTCTTCGGCGGCGAGGGCCTCGCCATCACCGGGGTGTTCCTGCTCATGCAGATGCTCTTCCTCGTGCTGTTCGGCGGCTCGCTCGGGCACCTCGCCCTGGGCATGCGTCTCGTGCCGATGGCCGGCGGCCGCATCGGCGTCGGACGGCCCGTCCTGCGGTCGGTGCTGCTCGTGCTCGTCATCCCGGCCGTCGTGTGGGACCTCGACCAGCGGGGCCTGCACGACCGTGTCGCCGGGACGCTGCTCGTCCGCGTCTGA
- a CDS encoding DUF4191 domain-containing protein: protein MARRTPPENTSPKPPKEPGRLKQMWQVFQMTRRVDKTALPMMLLAFFVPVLLGVVAAVLLTGGNVLALVLYIVVGVMLGFLLLLIVLGRKAERAAYSQIEGQPGAVGAVMKSGLRRAWRAAEMPVAVQGRSQAAVYRAVGKPGVVLIAEGGAGQTRRLVDEERRKVTRILPNVPVHVLNVGPDADSVPLHKLAGRMNKLKSSINRNEVLAVSNRLQSLGQNGLPIPKGVDPFKVRSGRPR from the coding sequence ATGGCTCGTCGCACGCCCCCCGAGAACACGTCCCCGAAACCGCCGAAGGAACCCGGCCGTCTCAAGCAGATGTGGCAGGTCTTCCAGATGACCCGCCGCGTCGACAAGACGGCGCTGCCGATGATGCTGCTGGCGTTCTTCGTGCCCGTGCTGCTCGGTGTGGTCGCGGCGGTGCTGCTCACGGGCGGCAACGTGCTCGCCCTCGTGCTGTACATCGTCGTCGGCGTCATGCTGGGGTTCCTGCTGCTGCTGATCGTGCTGGGCCGGAAGGCCGAGCGCGCGGCGTACTCGCAGATCGAGGGTCAGCCCGGTGCCGTCGGTGCCGTCATGAAGAGCGGCCTGCGTCGAGCGTGGCGCGCCGCCGAGATGCCCGTGGCCGTCCAGGGCCGCAGCCAGGCCGCGGTGTACCGCGCGGTCGGCAAGCCGGGTGTGGTGCTCATCGCCGAGGGCGGCGCCGGTCAGACGCGCCGACTCGTCGACGAAGAGCGTCGCAAGGTCACCCGCATCCTGCCGAACGTCCCGGTCCACGTCCTCAACGTCGGCCCCGACGCCGACTCCGTGCCCCTGCACAAGCTCGCAGGACGCATGAACAAGCTCAAGTCCTCGATCAACCGCAACGAGGTGCTCGCCGTCAGCAACCGGCTCCAGTCCCTCGGTCAGAACGGCCTGCCCATCCCCAAGGGCGTCGACCCCTTCAAGGTGCGGTCGGGCCGTCCGCGCTGA
- the sucB gene encoding 2-oxoglutarate dehydrogenase, E2 component, dihydrolipoamide succinyltransferase, with translation MSESVNLPALGESVTEGTVTRWLKNVGDRVEVDEPLLEVSTDKVDTEIPSPVAGVIEEILVAEDETVEVGTALVRIGDGSASEAPADEPEAAAEPEQAPAAPAEAEAEEPEVASSAAPAPGEDSAASAPEPAPAVDPAPAARQDAASQQPAASQPEATQPSSEQPAPSAPTPSPATGSSETSAPATPAPSSGAPVGYVTPLVRKLANEKGVDISTLTGSGVGGRIRKEDVLAAAEAAETAASSTTSAPASTGPAPIEVSPLRGTTVPMSRLRKVVAERAVQSMQAMAQLTSVVEVDVTKVAAFRDANKGAFLEKTGNKLSFLPFFTLAAAEALKAHPKLNATVDGDSIVYPDHEHVAMAVDTERGLLTPVIKNASDLDLAGIAGQIADLAQRTRDNKLKPDELAGGTFTVTNTGSRGALFDTPVVFLPQVAILGTGIVVKRPVVIKADGSESIAIRSMVYLALSYDHRIVDGADAARFLVAVKERLEGGDFSSKLGI, from the coding sequence ATGAGCGAATCCGTCAACCTCCCGGCACTCGGTGAGAGTGTCACCGAGGGTACGGTCACCCGCTGGTTGAAGAACGTCGGTGACCGCGTCGAGGTCGACGAGCCGCTGCTCGAGGTCTCGACCGACAAGGTCGACACCGAGATCCCTTCGCCCGTCGCCGGTGTGATCGAAGAGATCCTCGTCGCCGAGGACGAGACCGTCGAGGTCGGCACCGCCCTGGTCCGCATCGGTGACGGCAGTGCCTCCGAGGCGCCCGCGGACGAGCCCGAAGCCGCTGCAGAGCCCGAGCAGGCACCCGCGGCACCCGCCGAAGCAGAGGCCGAAGAGCCCGAGGTCGCCTCGTCCGCCGCACCCGCCCCGGGCGAGGACTCCGCGGCCAGCGCGCCCGAGCCCGCCCCCGCCGTGGACCCGGCTCCTGCGGCTCGGCAGGACGCCGCCAGCCAGCAGCCCGCCGCCTCGCAGCCCGAGGCCACCCAGCCCAGCAGCGAGCAGCCCGCCCCGTCGGCACCGACCCCGTCGCCTGCCACGGGCTCGTCCGAGACGTCGGCACCCGCCACCCCGGCCCCGAGCAGCGGGGCGCCGGTCGGCTACGTCACCCCGCTCGTCCGCAAGCTGGCGAACGAGAAGGGCGTCGACATCTCGACCCTGACGGGCAGTGGTGTCGGGGGTCGCATCCGCAAGGAGGACGTCCTCGCCGCCGCCGAAGCCGCCGAGACCGCCGCGTCCTCGACCACCTCGGCACCGGCCTCCACCGGTCCCGCTCCGATCGAGGTCTCGCCGCTGCGGGGCACGACCGTCCCGATGTCGCGCCTCCGCAAGGTCGTCGCCGAGCGCGCGGTCCAGTCGATGCAGGCCATGGCCCAGCTCACCAGCGTGGTCGAGGTCGACGTCACCAAGGTCGCGGCGTTCCGCGACGCGAACAAGGGTGCCTTCCTCGAGAAGACCGGCAACAAGCTGTCCTTCCTGCCCTTCTTCACCCTGGCGGCCGCCGAGGCACTCAAGGCGCACCCAAAGCTGAACGCGACCGTCGACGGCGACTCGATCGTCTACCCCGACCACGAGCACGTGGCCATGGCGGTCGACACCGAGCGCGGCCTGCTGACGCCGGTCATCAAGAACGCCTCCGACCTCGACCTCGCGGGCATCGCCGGTCAGATCGCCGACCTGGCACAGCGCACGCGGGACAACAAGCTGAAGCCCGACGAGCTGGCCGGCGGCACGTTCACCGTCACGAACACGGGTTCGCGCGGTGCGCTGTTCGACACCCCGGTGGTCTTCCTGCCGCAGGTCGCCATCCTCGGCACCGGCATCGTCGTCAAGCGACCGGTGGTCATCAAGGCCGACGGATCCGAGTCCATCGCGATCCGGTCGATGGTCTACCTGGCCCTGTCGTACGACCACCGCATCGTCGACGGTGCCGACGCCGCGCGCTTCCTGGTCGCCGTCAAGGAGCGTCTCGAGGGCGGGGACTTCTCGTCCAAGCTCGGCATCTGA
- the lpdA gene encoding dihydrolipoyl dehydrogenase: MSEQNFDLVVLGGGSGGYAAALRASELGLSVALVEKDKVGGTCLHRGCIPTKALLHSAEVADVSRESAKYGVNTDFHGIDIAAVTSYREGIVASKYKGLQGLVKARGITTVEGEGKLTSPSTVQVGETTLKAKNVVLATGSYSRSLPGLEIGGKVITSEHALALDHVPNKVVILGGGVIGVEFASVWKSFGVDVTIVEALPHLVPNEEESISKQFERAFRKRGIAFSLGVRFQGVEQNDDGVVVTLEDGKTFEADLMLVAVGRGPSTAGLGYEEVGITMDRGFVLTNERLATNVPGVYALGDIVPGLQLAHRSFQHGIFVAEEIAGLKPQVISDVNIPKVTYSDPEVASVGLTEVKAADQYGADKVISYDYNLAGNGKSHIIGTSGSVKVVRVVDGPVVGVHMIGARVGELIGEAQLAVNWEAYPEDVAPLIHAHPTQNEALGEAMLALAGKPLHAM, translated from the coding sequence GTGTCGGAACAGAATTTTGACCTGGTGGTGCTCGGTGGCGGGAGCGGCGGATACGCCGCGGCGCTCCGAGCGAGCGAGTTGGGCCTGAGCGTCGCGCTCGTCGAGAAGGACAAGGTCGGGGGCACCTGCCTCCACCGTGGCTGCATCCCCACCAAGGCGTTGCTCCACTCGGCCGAGGTGGCCGACGTGTCGCGCGAGTCCGCCAAGTACGGCGTCAACACCGACTTCCACGGCATCGACATCGCCGCCGTGACCTCGTACCGCGAGGGCATCGTCGCGAGCAAGTACAAGGGTCTCCAAGGACTCGTCAAGGCTCGTGGCATCACGACCGTCGAGGGCGAAGGCAAGCTGACCTCGCCGTCGACCGTCCAGGTCGGCGAGACCACCCTGAAGGCCAAGAACGTCGTGCTCGCCACCGGCTCGTACTCGCGCAGCCTCCCCGGTCTCGAGATCGGCGGCAAGGTCATCACGAGCGAGCACGCCCTCGCGCTCGACCACGTACCGAACAAGGTCGTCATCCTCGGCGGCGGTGTCATCGGCGTCGAGTTCGCCAGCGTCTGGAAGAGCTTCGGCGTCGACGTGACCATCGTCGAGGCCCTGCCCCACCTCGTCCCCAACGAGGAGGAGTCGATCTCGAAGCAGTTCGAGCGCGCCTTCCGCAAGCGCGGCATCGCCTTCTCGCTGGGCGTTCGGTTCCAGGGAGTCGAGCAGAACGACGACGGCGTCGTCGTCACCCTCGAGGACGGCAAGACGTTCGAGGCCGACCTCATGCTCGTCGCCGTCGGCCGCGGCCCCTCGACCGCCGGTCTCGGCTACGAAGAGGTCGGCATCACGATGGACCGCGGTTTCGTCCTGACGAACGAACGCCTCGCGACCAACGTCCCCGGCGTCTACGCCCTCGGCGACATCGTGCCCGGCCTGCAGCTCGCCCACCGCAGCTTCCAGCACGGCATCTTCGTCGCCGAAGAGATCGCGGGCCTCAAGCCGCAGGTGATCTCCGACGTGAACATCCCCAAGGTCACCTACTCCGACCCCGAGGTCGCGTCGGTCGGCCTGACCGAGGTCAAGGCCGCCGACCAGTACGGTGCCGACAAGGTCATCAGCTACGACTACAACCTCGCGGGCAACGGCAAGAGCCACATCATCGGCACGAGCGGCTCGGTCAAGGTCGTCCGCGTGGTCGACGGCCCCGTCGTCGGCGTGCACATGATCGGCGCCCGCGTCGGAGAGCTGATCGGTGAGGCGCAGCTCGCCGTCAACTGGGAGGCCTACCCGGAGGACGTCGCCCCCCTGATCCACGCGCACCCCACCCAGAACGAAGCCCTCGGAGAAGCCATGCTGGCCCTCGCGGGCAAGCCGCTCCACGCGATGTAG